A stretch of the Erpetoichthys calabaricus chromosome 3, fErpCal1.3, whole genome shotgun sequence genome encodes the following:
- the LOC127526981 gene encoding LOW QUALITY PROTEIN: uncharacterized protein LOC127526981 (The sequence of the model RefSeq protein was modified relative to this genomic sequence to represent the inferred CDS: inserted 1 base in 1 codon), whose product MDSSGKLFQQYIVDAYVRTEGARLHYLQSHQQDLRVEQYRGLVDAVTAKAHHHDLRPGQLIILPSTFQGSPRYMQQNYQDTMAIVRKCGKPDLFLTFTCNPAWPEICNAISHHEQIEHRPDIVARVFHIKLRHFLTDILEKNIFCNVLAYIFGIEFHERXLPHCHMLLTLDSQSKIRTKDDIDKYVCAELPNPEIHPRLFQIVTKCMVHGPCGTLNAKSPCMKDDTCTKNFLKDFNAETQENTQGYPIYRRRQGRTAVVGKYDIDNRWIVSYNPWFSQKFNAHINVEVCASIQCIKYLYKYVYKGHDAASIALHREPADDIFQHDEIQTFLDGSVYPVLEESLPTFSNLLRRAFMTNTLDTYLGAVLSQSIKVVEHPIMFLSQKLLDQDTMYAAGGYEALVIKLAVNQLRYYILGQAFSFVTDHASLQRMAVPKESNP is encoded by the exons atggattccagtGGCAAACTCTTCCAGCAATACATCGTCGACGCATATGTCAGAACAGAAGGCGCCCGTTTACATTACCTTCAGTCACATCAACAAGATTTGCGTGTAGAGCAATACAGGGGACTTGTGGATGCTGTCACTGCGAAAGCACATCACCATGACCTCCGCCCTGGACAATTgatcattcttccctctacctttCAAGGCAGTCCAAGGTACATGCAACAGAACTACCAAGACACAATGGCAATTGTCCGCAAATGTGGAAAGCCTGACTTATTTTTAACCTTCACCtgcaatcctgcttggccggaaatctgCAACGCCATTTCCCATCATGAGCAAATAGAACACAGACCTGACATCGTTGCTCGCGTCTTTCATATCAAACTGCGACATTTTCTAACAGATATTCTGGAAAAGAATATTTTCTGCAATGTTCTCGCTTACATCTTCGGCATTGAATTCCACGAAC GATTGCCTCATTGCCATATGTTACTTACACTTGACTCACAATCCAAAATAAGGACCAAAGATGATATAGACAAATATGTCTGTGCTGAGCTTCCAAATCCTGAAATACACCCTCGACTTTTCCAAATTGTCACCAAATGCATGGTGCATGGTCCGTGTGGCACGCTCAACGCCAAATCACCTTGCATGAAAGACGACACGTGTACCAAAAATTTCCTGAAAGACTTCAACGCAGAGACCCAAgaaaacacacaaggataccccATATACCGCCGAAGACAAGGGAGAACTGCCGTTGTTGGCAAATACGATATCGACAACCGTTGGATAGTTTCTTACAATCCGTGGTTTTCTCAGAAATTCAATGCTCATATTAACGTTGAAGTTTGCGCGTCCATTCAATGTATCAAGTATCTTTATAAGTATGTGTACAAAGGACACGACGCTGCATCAATTGCACTTCACAGGGAGCCAGCCGATGATATTTTTCAACATGACGAAATACAGACTTTCCTTGACG GCTCTGTTTATCCAGTGCTCGAGGAGTCTCTGCCTACCTTCTCGAACCTTCTCAGGAGGGCTTTTATG accaaTACTTTGGACACATAtcttggtgccgtgctgagccaaagcatcaaaGTTGTTGAACACCctatcatgttcctgagccagaaatTGCTGGACCAGGACACCATGTATGCAGCCGGGGGATATGAGGCTCTAGTGATCAAATTGGCTGTTAACCAACTGAGGTACTACATCCTAGGCCAGGCGTTCAGCTTTGTCACTGACCATGCCTCTCTCCAAAGGATGGCGGTGCCAAAAGAATCAAACCCATGA